The following are from one region of the Stanieria sp. NIES-3757 genome:
- a CDS encoding RNA methyltransferase, TrmH family, group 1 yields MSTPKIILVEPAGALNVGSVARVMKNMGLDRLVLVNPQCDPHASEARQMAVHGIEVLEQATIVPDLPSALIGCQRAIATTARSRTLPMNLESPRLALPWLLEDQISSALIFGPEDRGLSNSELNHAQRFVGIPANPEYPSLNLAQAVAVCVYELYQISLEKDIDTSNSCANLQGEEVTNFSPVSVDYASLDTIEGYYQHLETVLLEIGYLYPHTAAARMEKFRRLYYRANLSNEEVAMLRGILSQIQWAIKSNCGLTDRETSGDR; encoded by the coding sequence ATGTCTACACCAAAAATTATTTTAGTCGAACCAGCAGGAGCATTAAATGTAGGTTCGGTAGCGCGAGTAATGAAAAATATGGGATTAGATCGATTAGTGTTAGTCAATCCTCAATGCGATCCTCATGCTTCCGAAGCTCGACAAATGGCAGTTCATGGGATCGAAGTATTAGAACAAGCTACCATCGTACCCGACTTGCCAAGTGCACTCATAGGATGTCAAAGAGCGATCGCAACTACTGCTCGTTCTCGTACATTACCGATGAATTTAGAATCACCTCGTTTGGCTCTTCCTTGGCTATTAGAAGATCAAATTAGTTCTGCTCTCATTTTTGGGCCAGAAGATCGAGGTTTGAGCAATAGTGAACTTAATCATGCTCAAAGATTTGTGGGAATTCCTGCTAACCCCGAATATCCTTCTCTCAACTTGGCTCAAGCCGTGGCTGTTTGTGTTTACGAGTTATACCAAATCTCTTTAGAAAAAGATATTGACACTAGCAATAGCTGTGCTAACTTACAGGGGGAGGAAGTGACTAATTTTTCCCCCGTTTCGGTTGATTATGCTTCTTTAGATACTATAGAAGGATATTATCAACATCTTGAAACCGTACTTTTAGAGATTGGCTATCTCTATCCTCATACCGCAGCAGCCAGAATGGAAAAGTTTCGACGTTTATATTATCGAGCTAATCTAAGTAATGAAGAAGTGGCAATGTTGCGAGGTATACTCAGCCAAATTCAATGGGCAATTAAATCAAATTGTGGTCTGACTGATCGTGAGACTTCTGGTGATCGCTAA